One window of the Penaeus vannamei isolate JL-2024 chromosome 31, ASM4276789v1, whole genome shotgun sequence genome contains the following:
- the LOC138867703 gene encoding high-affinity choline transporter 1-like (The sequence of the model RefSeq protein was modified relative to this genomic sequence to represent the inferred CDS: added 41 bases not found in genome assembly), translated as MTINIGGVVAIVIFYLLILVVGIWAAKKKPEGEDDADDVMLAGRSIGVFVGIFTMTATWVGGGYINGTAEAVYDTGLVWCQAPFGYAMSLIFGGVLFANKMRSQGYVTMLDPLQDKFGERMGGLLFLPALCGEVFWSAAILGALGATLSVVLNMDHHL; from the exons ATGACCATCAACATCGGGGGCGTGGTGGCCATTGTGATCTTCTACCTGCTGATCCTGGTGGTGGGGATCTGGGCGGCCAAGAAGAAGCCCGAAGGAGAAGATGACGCTGATGATGTGATGTTGGCTGGGAGAAGTATAGGCGTCTTCGTCGGGATATTCACCATGACGG CCACGTGGGTCGGTGGCGGTTACATCAACGGAACGGCAGAGGCGGTTTATGACACGGGCCTCGTCTGGTGTCAGGCCCCCTTCGGTTATGCCATGTCCTTAATATTTG GCGGCGTCCTCTTCGCCAACAAGATGCGGTCCCAAGGCTACGTCACGATGCTGGACCCCCTTCAGGATAAGTTCGGCGAGAGAATGGGCGGCCTGCTCTTCCTGCCGGCGCTGTGCGGGGAGGTCTTCTGGTCCGCAGCTATTCTGGGCGCTCTAG